GTGTGCGCCAGGCTCGACGCCTGCGAACCTGGACGGAGGGCCTCCATCGTCTCACAACGAGACTGCGGCTGCTCGTGTATCGCACGCTTGCCGGAGGCCAGGAGGCGGCGCTGGTCGTCGTGAGCCGGCAAGGGGTCACGGTTGTCGCGGGTGCGGGAGGCCGCCCCTTCGTCGATCTGGTGGAGCTGGTCGAGCGCCAGACGGGCTCGGTTGTCACGCGCTTCATCGGTGACGTCGGTCTCGAGATCGTCGACGACGTTGTCACCGCTCGCGTCAGGCATCTGAGTGACACGCACGGCAGCCTCGAGGTGTCACCGGGATTCGGCACGTCGCTCGAGGGGCTGAGCCTGCTCTCCGAGGCGCTGGGCAGCGCGCGCGTGCGTCCGGCGCGACTGGGCGCGCGCATCCGGGTCGGTGCGCCATGATCTGGAAAATCCAAGAATCTTGGGCTATAGTATACGATACGTGAAATGGTCGACCCCGCCACGTCGGGGAGAGCGCGCCACATCAGCAGAAGCATCACCGAGGGAGCACCCTGAACATGGCGATTGAGGCCGGAGCGGGTTCGCGGCAAGACGCTCAGGAGCCCGCGAGCGCGCGGGGCGCAGGGAAGGGCGGGAACGCCGCAGGCAATGGTCGTGGACGTCAGGGCGAGGGGCGCCGACGGCCCGTGCAGCCTGGCGCCTCTTCAGTTGCGGCGGAAGCGCAGGCTGATGCCGATGCCCAGGAGTGGACCGAGCCGTACAACTCGTTCAACTCCTGGAAGGGGCTGATGTACTTCCAGCACTACAAGGGCATCATCAATGAGCAGCTGCTGCCGCCGGTGGAGGCCAGCATCGATCCGACCTACGTCTGCAACATCGACTGCGTGTGGTGCAACTCCTGGCGCATCCTCCACAAGGACGAGAAGGTCGGCCACAAGATGTCGCGCGACCACCTGCTGAGCCTGTGCGAGTTCCTGGCAGACTGGGGGGTTCGCGGGTTCTGCTTCGCGGGTGGGGGCGATCCGACGCTCCATCCTGGCCTCTGGGATGCGCTCCGCCTGGTTCGGGAGAAGGGCAAGGAGTCGTCGATCATCACGAACGGCATTGCCATCCAGACCCAGGAGCGTCGTGAGGCCGCGGTCGAGTGCACCCGCTGGATCGGCATCTCACTCGACGCGGGAACGCGCGAGACCTATGCGCGCCTGAAGAAGACCAGTCCGCGCAAGTTCGATCAGATCATCGAGAACATCCGCGCGATGATGGAGATCAAGAAGGCCTCCAGCTCACGCTGCGAGATCGCCATCAAGTATCTCATCCATCCGACCAACCAGTATGAGATCCTCCAGGCGTGCGAGCTGGCGCGGGACCTGGGTGTGCACCACTTCCACGCGCGCCCGGCCGCCTCTGAGAACATCGAGGGCCTCGGTGAGGTTCTCCACTTCGACATGAACGCCGTGAACGATCAGCTCGCCGCGTGCATGAAGATGCAGACCCGAGACTTCAAGGTGTTCGGTGTGCGCCACAAGTTCACGGAGACGATGAACCTGAAGCACGGCTTCTCGCGATGCTGGGCCGCGCCGCTGACCATCCAGTGCGGGGCTGACGGCTTCGTCTACAACTGTGTCGACTGGCGCGGAGACCCCCGTTTCGTGCTGGGCAGCCACTACCCCGACCCGCGGAACATCCTCGATTTCTGGGGGGGCGAGAAGCACCTGCAGCTCATGAAGGACGTGAACGTCGACAAGTGCCCTCGTTGCACCTATGGCATCTATGCACAGCAGATCGAGAATGCTGTGCTCAACGACGACATGTGCGTCAACTTCCCGTAGCGCAGAGATGGCCCTCCGATATCCCGCCAGCCTTGTCATTCTCACGCTCAACGAGCGTGCCGGAAGCGAGTCGCTCTACCCGCTCATTCCCTTTGACTCGGTGGCCGAGGTCGTGGTGGTCGACGGAGGGTCGACCGATGGAACCCGCGAGTTCTGGGAATCCCATGGGGTTCGTGTGGTGCCTCAGGCACGCCGCGGTCGAGGAGAGGCGTTTCGTGTCGGTGCCGCGGCCACGAGCGAGCCCATGCTCTGTTTCTTCAGTCCGGATGGCAACGAAGACCCGGCCGACATTCCCCATCTCCTCTCTCGACTCGATGAGGGCTTTGACCTGGCCATTGCCTCCCGGTTTGCCCGAGGCGCCAGCAACGAAGAAGACGTGCACTGGTTCAGGCCACGGGCATGGGTCAACCGCGTCTTCACCTATATTGCGAACCGCCTCTTCAATCGTGGACGCTACGTCACCGATACCATCAATGGCTATCGCGCCATCAGAAGGGCTTCGTTCGACACGCTTCGGCTTTCAGAGTGCGGGTTTCCCATCGAGTATCAGATGTCGATTCGCGCAATGCGAAGCGGCCTGCGCATCGTGGAGATCCCCACGCAAGAGGGCCAGCGCATCGGGGGCGAGTCGAAGGCGCACTCGCTCCCAGTCGGGGTCGGGCACCTGAAGGTGCTCTTCTCTGAGATATCGAGGGCGCGCTGATGGTTCTCGAGGTCGAGGTATGGGGAAGTCGAGAGTGGTATGAGCAGGCGGTTCCCCTGCTCACAGAGGCTGGCCTGCGCGATCTGCCCAAGCGGTCGTGGTCGGACCCGGAGACCGACGGGGAGCGCATGCTCATCTACTTCGATCTCGATGCGTCGCACAAGTCGGCCGATGCGCTGCAGCTCGCCGACGTGCTGAAGCGCGTGCGCGATCTGGTGATGGCGGGCGAAGCCCCCAGCATCGCAATGCGCTTCGTCGCGTCTCGCTGAAGGCCGTTTCCGCCTTTCTTCTTTCACGGAAATGAAGAGAGCAGGTTGTTCAACCTGCTCACGAAGAAAGGAAGGACTGTTGGGACGAGGAAGTTCCAATGGCTGATCGGCGAAAGATCGCCTCTCAGTCGACCATCGATCTTGCAATCGACAGATCGGAACCGGGTGAGCGGGTTGGCAAGGTTCTCGCCAGCCTCCTTCACCCAAGTGATATGTCACGACGGGCGGCGCCATCGTCTAGTCCAGATGTGAACGCGATGTAAACGGTTCTTGAACAAGATGTAAATCGATGGTTGCGATTTCATCACAATTCGGCCCGTGATTCATCACCGAGCAACGAAAAGCGGCTCGCGCGAAGGCGCGAGCCGCTCTTCTTGTGCCTTTGCGGGCACGGGTCGGGGTCGGAGGTGACCTCAGTAGCGAGGCATCGAGGGCTCGATCTCCTCGGCCCACTTGTCGATGCCGCCCTCGAGGCTGCGCACGTTCGTGAAGCCGTGACCGATGAAGTAGGACGCCGCGTCGAGGCTGCGAGAACCGTGGTGGCAGCTGAAGACCAGGGTGGTGTCCTTGGGCCAGCTGTCCATGATCTCGCCGATGAGGGGACGGCTCAGAAGCTGGGCGCCCTCGATGTGAGCGATGTCGAACTCCCACTGGTCGCGCACGTCGATGAGCTTGGGGGTGCTGCCGTTGCCGGCAGTCAGCAGGGCCTTGAGCTCCTTGGGGGTGATCTTCATGTTGTCATCGACCTTCTGGCTCTCGCGGATGAACTCGATGGTAGCATCGACATCCAACACGTTGTGGTTGGCGAGAACCTCTTCGAGGCTGTCGGTTGGCGAGAAGCCGCAGCTCGAGCAGCCGCCGATGTGATGGCGCTGGAAGAGGGCACGGCGGGCGCTGGGGTAGGCCTCGAGGACCTCTTCCATGGTTGTCTTGCCAGAGATTTCCTTGGTTGCGGACATGGTGTTCGACCTCCTAGACGTTAAGGCGTCGGCCGGCGTCGAAGCCGGTTTCGCGACGCTCGCGGAGACGGGGCTACTGGGGGAGTATTCCCGACTGCTTTTGTCGGTAATACGCTTCTGCAGGGCTGTTCTCCTGCGACTCAGATCCTTCCTGACGGCCGTAAGATCCAGCCGTCAGGAGGACCACGGCGTCAGGAGACAGCGACTGCCGACTCTTTCCGTGCCATGAACTGGATGAGGTCAGCCACTCGGTTGGAGTAGCCCCACTCGTTGTCGTACCACGAGACGACCTTCACCAGGCGCGGACCCGACATCATGGTCGACTTTGCGTCGACGATGGACGAAGCCGGATCGCCCTTGAAGTCGACCGAGACCAGTGGCTCGTCGCAGTACTCGAGAATACCCTTGAGCGGTCCTTCGGAAGCGGCCTTCAGGGCGCTGTTGACCTCGTCGCGCGTGGTGTCGCGCGAGAGGGTGGCGCAGAAGTCGATCACCGACACGGTCGGGGTCGGCACGCGCATCGCGAAACCGTCGAACTTGCCTTTGAGCTCGGGAATCACCAGTGCGACAGCCTTCGCAGCGCCCGTGGTGGTGGGGATCATGCTCAAGCCGGCAGCACGTGCGCGACGCAGGTCGGAGTGCGGCAGGTCGAGGATGCGCTGGTCGTTTGTATACGCGTGGATGGTGGTCATCAGGCCGTACTCGATGCCGAAGGTCTGATGCAGCACCTTGGCCACCGGCGCGAGGCAGTTGGTGGTGCACGACGCGTTCGACACGATGAAGTGCTTCTCGGCGTCGTACTTGTCGTCGTTCACGCCGAGGACGATGGTGATGTCTTCTCCCTTGGCCGGCGCGCTGATGATGACCCGCCGGGCCCCCGCCTCGATGTGCGCCTTGGCCTTCTCGGCGTTGGTGAAGATGCCCGTTGATTCGAGCACGAACTGGGCGCCGACCTCTCGCCAGGGCAGCTTCGCGGGGTCTCGCTCCGCCAGCACCTTGATGGCCTTGCCATTGATGACGAGGTTGCCATCGCTGACCTCCACGGTTCCGTTGAAACGGCCGTAGGTAGAGTCGTACTTGAAGAGGTGTGCATTGGTCTGCGCGTCGGTGAGATCATTGATGGCCACGATCTCGATGTCCGGGCAGCGCTCCATGATGACGCGGGTGACCTGGCGGCCGATGCGCCCGAAGCCGTTGATGCCGATCTTGAACGCCATGGGGTGATGTGCTCCTTCTGGATCTCTGCCCACCCGTTCGCTTCATCGCTTCAGAGGCGTCCGGCTTGATCGTCAGAGGCGGTCTGGCCGGGGGCGCTGAGAGGGCGCGCGCGTCTCGGGTGGGATGCGGCGGGCCTCGAGAGAGAAGCCCATCGCCGCGGGAGCCCCCCCTTCGGCCCGAGCCTCGTCCGGTTCCTGTCTAGATGGAGCCTTCTTCGGCAAGAAGTATCTGGGCGAGGCGAAGCAGACGCTGCAGCCGACGGCCCACGGTGACCTTCGTGAGGGGCGGGACAAGGGCTTTTCCCAGCTCCCGGTACGAGGCTTCGGGTCTGCGCATGCGCACGCGGGCGAGGGCGCGCATATCGGGGGGGAGCCCTCGCAGGCCCTGTCTCTGGTCGAGCTCGGTCAGCAGCGCCATCTGGCTGGCCGCGACGTCTCCCTGTCGCGCCAGGTTTGACGTCTCGCAGTTCACACGCCGATGGATCTGGTTCTTCATCTCCTTGACCGACCGCACTTCTTCGAGCGCAAGCAGCCCTTGCGTCGCGCCCATCAGGGTGAGGGCCCTGGCCACGTCGCCCGCGGCCTTCACGTAGATCGCATCGTGGTACTTGCGGTGCAGGTGCCGAACCGGAAGATCAAGCTCGCGCAGCACCTGCAGGAGCAGCGTGGCAAACTCCGGGTCTCGCACGGTCCACTCGAGGTGGTAGGCGCGATGCGGGTCTTGCACTGACCCGCTGGCCAGGAACGCGCCCTGGGCGAACGACCGCCGGCAGCAGCGCCGCTTCGGCGGAGGGTATCGCGCAGCGGAGAAGCGTAGCCCGCCACTGATCTCCAGCCCGGTGCGCTCGATGAATCGCCGCGTCACGCGGGGCGCGCTGGGACCCAGGGTCACCGTGTACCTTGTCTCGGGCCGAGGCCGCTGGCGGCGCGTGGCCTCCCAGACCGCCGTCGGACCCTCGAAGTGGCGAACGAGGCGCAGAACCAGGCGCACGCACGGGGCGCTTGCGGTCTCGAGAACGAACTGGTTGAGCGGCGCGAGCCCGACGATCTCTGCCTCTGAGAGCATCAAGCCGGCGAGCAGCGAGCGCCGACAGCAGTTGCGTTCCGGCAGATCGCGCGCGAGCTCGTCCTTGACGCCCTGGCTGAACGATCGCCCCTCCACAGGCTAGCCTTCGGGGGGGGTATCGCCTTCCGAGGCGGACGGGCTGTCGTCGCTTGGCGCATCGTGCGTGCGGTCGGTTGCTGCGTCGACCTCGCCGGACTGCAGCCCCTCCAGATCGTCGCGGCTCTCGAGGGCGTCGACCTCCTCGTCGTCGATCTCGTCAGACGGGGGAATGACCGCGACGCTCGACACCTTGTCGCCTCCGGACACCCGCATCAGTCGCACACCTTGTGAGTGACGGCTCTGGGTCGAGACGTCGCTGGCCTTGATGCGGATGACGATGCCATCTTGAGTCGAGAGGATGAGCTGGTTCTCCGGATCGAGGATGCGTGCCGCCGCGACCTGTCCGCGACGCCCTTTGCCGAGGTTCATGCCGCGCACGCCATACCCGCCGCGGCTCTGCAGGCGGTACTCGTCGAGCGGCGTCTTCTTGCCAAAGCCGTCTTCCGTGATGATGAGCACCTCTGACCCCGCATGGGCGTTTGCCATCGAGACGACGCCGTCGTCTTCGCGCAGGTTGATGCCTTTCACGCCTCTGGCGCCACGGCCCATCGAGCGCACGTCGGTCTCGGGGAACCGCAGGCTGAGGCCGGAGTGGGTTACGAGCATGATGTGGTCATTGCCGGTTGTAAGGCGTACGCCCACGAGGGCGTCGCCGTCTTCGAGGGTGAGGGCGATGAGGCCGCGCGCCCTCAGGTTCACGAACTCTGACAGCGCGGTCTTCTTCACCGTACCCTGCTCGGTGGCCATGAACAGGTAGGCGTCGGCATTGAAGTCGGCGACGGGGATGACCGCCATGACCTTCTCGCCGGGCTCGATGTCGAGCTTGTTCACGAGCGCGGTGCCCTTGGCCTGACGGGCGGCCTCGGGGATCTCCCAGCCCTTGAGACGGTACACCCTGGCGCGATTGGTGAAGAACAGCACGAAGTGGTGCGTGTTGGTGGCCAGGATGTGCTCGAGGTAGTCTTCGTCGCGAAGGCCCGTGCCGGACACGCCTCGGCCGCCGCGCCGCTGTGCCTTGTAGGCCGCCACCGGCATGCGCTTGACGTACCCCGCGTGCGACACCGTCACGATGATGTCGGTGGGCGGGATGAGGTCTTCCATGTCGAAGGCGCCCGACTCGCCCGCCACGATCTCGGAGCGGCGCGCGTCACCGAAGCGCGCCTTCATGTCGGCCGTCTCGTCCTTGACCACGCCGAGGATGGCTGCCGTGCTGGCCAGCAGCCCTTCGAGGTAGGCAATGGTCTGACGCACCTCTTCGTGCTCATTGGTGAGCTTCTCGCGCTCGAGCCCGGTCAGGCGCTGCAGCCGCATGTCGAGAATGGCGTTGGCCTGCTCCTCGCTGAACGCGAACTGGCTCATCAGGCCGCCGCGCGCGTCTTCGACATTGGCGCTCGCGCGGATGAGGGTGATGATCTCATCGAGGATGTCGAGCGCCTTGAGCAGACCCTCGAGGATGTGCGCGCGCTTGCGTGCCTTCTCGAGCTCGTAGCGGCTGCGTCGCTCGATGACCTCTTTACGGTGCTTGATGTAGACGTCGAGCATCTGGCGCAGGGTGAGGGTGCGCGGACGCTTCTCGTCGACCAGGGCCAGGTTGTTGATGCCGAAGTTCTGCTGCAGCGCGGTGTGCTTGAACAGCTGGTTGAGCACGACCTGCGGGCGGGCGGCCGCCGAGAGCTCGATGACGATGCGCATGCCACGACGATCAGACTCGTCACGCAGGTCGGTGATGCCCTGAACCTTCTTCTCCTTCACCAGATCGGCGATCTGCTCGATGAGCCGGGTCTTGTTCACCTGATAGGGGATCTCGGTGACGATGATGGCGCTCTTGTTGGCCCGCAGCTCTTCGATGGAGGTGCGCGCGCGCATCGTCACCGAGCCGCGCCCGGTGAGGTAGGCCATGCGGGCGCCCTCGGTGCCGAGGATGAGGCCGCCCGTGGGGAAGTCCGGCGCGGGGACGATGTCGATGAGCTCGTCATCGGTGCAGGTCGGGTTGTCGATGAGGAAGGTGATGGCGTCACATACCTCACGGAGGTTGTGTGGCGCCATGTTGGTGGCCATGCCCACCGCGATGCCGGCCGAGCCGTTCACCAGAAGGTTGGGCAGGCGGGCTGGCAGCACCTTTGGCTCTTCGACCGTGTTGTCGTAGTTGGGACGCCAGTCGACCGTGTCCTTGTCGATGTCGGCCAGCATCTCCATGGCGAGACGGCCCAGCTTGGCCTCGGTGTACCGCATCGACGCAGGGGGGTCGCCGTCGATCGACCCGAAGTTGCCTTGTGGGTCGATGAGGGGATAGCGCATGTTGAACGGCTGCGCCAGACGCACGAGTGCGTCGTAGATCGATGCATCACCATGCGGGTGGTACGATTTCATCACGTCGCCCACGGCGGCCGCGCATTTGCGGTACTTCTTGTCGGGGGTGTACCCCTGCTCGTACATGGCGTAGAGGATGCGCCGGTGCACGGGCTTCAGGCCATCTCGCGCGTCTGGCAGCGCGCGGCTGACGATGACCGACATGGCGTAGGAGAGGTATGAGCTCTCCATCTCGTCTTTGAGCGGGATGGGGATGATGCGATCAGTCGTGGACATGTTTTTCTCGAAGCTCCGTGTCAGACGTCGAGGTCTTCGACCTTGTGTGCGTTGTTCTCGATGAAGTCGCGTCGTGGGCCGACCTTCTCACCCATGAGCAGGCTGAAGATCTGGTCGGCCTCTACCGCGTCTTCGAGGGTGACCTGCCGCATGACGCGGTGGGCGGGGTCCATGGTGGTCTCCCAGAGCTGCTCTGGATTCATCTCACCCAGACCCTTGTAGCGCTGGATCTCGCTCTTCTCGCTGCCGATCTCGGCGAGGATGCGGTCGCGCTCGGCGTCAGAGTAGGCGTACCACTCCTTCTTGCCCTTCGAGACGCGGTAGAGCGGAGGCGTGGCGATGTAGACGCAGCCGAGATCGAGCAGGCGCGGCATCCAGCGGTACATGAACGTGAGCAGCAGCGTGCGGATGTGGCTCCCGTCGACGTCGGCGTCGGTCATCAAGATGATGCGACGGTAGCGCAGCTTCTTGTCGTCGAAGTTCTCCCCGTAGCTGGTGCCCAGGGCTGTGATGAGGGTGCGTATCTCGTCGTTGCCGAGGGCCTTGTCTTCGCGTGCCTTCTCCACATTGAGGATCTTGCCCTTGAGCGGGAGGATGGCCTGGAAGTGTCGGTCGCGCCCCTGCTTCGCCGAGCCACCGGCGGAGTCACCCTCGACGATGTAGAGCTCGCACTTCTCGGGGTCTCGTTCAGAGCAGTCAGCCAGCTTGCCGGGCAGCGAGAGGCTTTCGAGGGCTCCTTTGCGGCGCACCAGCTCGCGGGCCCGCTTGGCCTGCTCGCGGGCCTTCTGGGCCAGCTGCGCCTTGCGCACGATGGCCTCACCCTCGGTCGGGTGCTCTTCGAGGTAGGCGGCGAGCTTGTTCTCGACCATGCCCTCGACGTGGCCACGCACCTCGCTGTTGCCCAGCTTCGTCTTGGTCTGGCCTTCGAACTGCGGCCATGGGTGCTGCACGCTGATGACCGCGGTGAGGCCCTCACGCACGTCTTCTGCGGTCAGCGGCTCGGTGTCCTTGACGAGCCCCTTGGTCTTTCCGTAGGCGCCCACGGTCTTTGCGATGGCGCGGTTGAAGCCCACCAGGTGCGTGCCGCCCTCGATGGTGTTGATGTTGTTGGCGAACGTGAAGATCTTCTCTTCGTACGAGTCGTTGTACTGCAGCGCGATGTCGATGGTGATGAAGCTGTTGCGGGCTTCCTTGGTGACAGGCACCTCGGCGCGCAGCGAGATGGGCTCCGGGAAGAGCACTTCGCGCGTCTGGTTCAGCTCGCGCACGAACTCTGAGATGCCCCCGCGGAAGTAGAACTCGTGGCTCTTGCCGGTGCGCTCGTCGCGCATGTCGATGCGACAGCCGCGGTTGAGGAAGGCGAGCTCGCGCAGACGAGCGCTCAGGATGTCGTAGTGGTACTCCGGGGTGAAGTCGTCGGTGGGCACGAAGATCTCGGGGTCTGGGTGGAAGTGGACCCGCGTGCCGGTCTGATCGGTGTCACCGATGATCTGCAGCTCGCCGCAGGGCTCGCCGCGTTCGTAGCGCTGCTGGTGGATCTTTCCGCTGCGCTTCACCT
This is a stretch of genomic DNA from Pseudomonadota bacterium. It encodes these proteins:
- the gyrB gene encoding DNA topoisomerase (ATP-hydrolyzing) subunit B — protein: MAGRTSAHYTAEDIKVLEGLEPVRLRPAMYIGDTFKKGYHHLVFEVVDNAIDEVLAGHATKVDVIIHPDNSVSVADDGRGIPVDIVPGTGRPAVEVVMTKLHAGGKFGGEGYKVSGGLHGVGVSCVNALSDWLEVEVKRSGKIHQQRYERGEPCGELQIIGDTDQTGTRVHFHPDPEIFVPTDDFTPEYHYDILSARLRELAFLNRGCRIDMRDERTGKSHEFYFRGGISEFVRELNQTREVLFPEPISLRAEVPVTKEARNSFITIDIALQYNDSYEEKIFTFANNINTIEGGTHLVGFNRAIAKTVGAYGKTKGLVKDTEPLTAEDVREGLTAVISVQHPWPQFEGQTKTKLGNSEVRGHVEGMVENKLAAYLEEHPTEGEAIVRKAQLAQKAREQAKRARELVRRKGALESLSLPGKLADCSERDPEKCELYIVEGDSAGGSAKQGRDRHFQAILPLKGKILNVEKAREDKALGNDEIRTLITALGTSYGENFDDKKLRYRRIILMTDADVDGSHIRTLLLTFMYRWMPRLLDLGCVYIATPPLYRVSKGKKEWYAYSDAERDRILAEIGSEKSEIQRYKGLGEMNPEQLWETTMDPAHRVMRQVTLEDAVEADQIFSLLMGEKVGPRRDFIENNAHKVEDLDV
- the gyrA gene encoding DNA gyrase subunit A; translation: MSTTDRIIPIPLKDEMESSYLSYAMSVIVSRALPDARDGLKPVHRRILYAMYEQGYTPDKKYRKCAAAVGDVMKSYHPHGDASIYDALVRLAQPFNMRYPLIDPQGNFGSIDGDPPASMRYTEAKLGRLAMEMLADIDKDTVDWRPNYDNTVEEPKVLPARLPNLLVNGSAGIAVGMATNMAPHNLREVCDAITFLIDNPTCTDDELIDIVPAPDFPTGGLILGTEGARMAYLTGRGSVTMRARTSIEELRANKSAIIVTEIPYQVNKTRLIEQIADLVKEKKVQGITDLRDESDRRGMRIVIELSAAARPQVVLNQLFKHTALQQNFGINNLALVDEKRPRTLTLRQMLDVYIKHRKEVIERRSRYELEKARKRAHILEGLLKALDILDEIITLIRASANVEDARGGLMSQFAFSEEQANAILDMRLQRLTGLEREKLTNEHEEVRQTIAYLEGLLASTAAILGVVKDETADMKARFGDARRSEIVAGESGAFDMEDLIPPTDIIVTVSHAGYVKRMPVAAYKAQRRGGRGVSGTGLRDEDYLEHILATNTHHFVLFFTNRARVYRLKGWEIPEAARQAKGTALVNKLDIEPGEKVMAVIPVADFNADAYLFMATEQGTVKKTALSEFVNLRARGLIALTLEDGDALVGVRLTTGNDHIMLVTHSGLSLRFPETDVRSMGRGARGVKGINLREDDGVVSMANAHAGSEVLIITEDGFGKKTPLDEYRLQSRGGYGVRGMNLGKGRRGQVAAARILDPENQLILSTQDGIVIRIKASDVSTQSRHSQGVRLMRVSGGDKVSSVAVIPPSDEIDDEEVDALESRDDLEGLQSGEVDAATDRTHDAPSDDSPSASEGDTPPEG
- the whiA gene encoding DNA-binding protein WhiA, with translation MEGRSFSQGVKDELARDLPERNCCRRSLLAGLMLSEAEIVGLAPLNQFVLETASAPCVRLVLRLVRHFEGPTAVWEATRRQRPRPETRYTVTLGPSAPRVTRRFIERTGLEISGGLRFSAARYPPPKRRCCRRSFAQGAFLASGSVQDPHRAYHLEWTVRDPEFATLLLQVLRELDLPVRHLHRKYHDAIYVKAAGDVARALTLMGATQGLLALEEVRSVKEMKNQIHRRVNCETSNLARQGDVAASQMALLTELDQRQGLRGLPPDMRALARVRMRRPEASYRELGKALVPPLTKVTVGRRLQRLLRLAQILLAEEGSI
- the gap gene encoding type I glyceraldehyde-3-phosphate dehydrogenase, giving the protein MAFKIGINGFGRIGRQVTRVIMERCPDIEIVAINDLTDAQTNAHLFKYDSTYGRFNGTVEVSDGNLVINGKAIKVLAERDPAKLPWREVGAQFVLESTGIFTNAEKAKAHIEAGARRVIISAPAKGEDITIVLGVNDDKYDAEKHFIVSNASCTTNCLAPVAKVLHQTFGIEYGLMTTIHAYTNDQRILDLPHSDLRRARAAGLSMIPTTTGAAKAVALVIPELKGKFDGFAMRVPTPTVSVIDFCATLSRDTTRDEVNSALKAASEGPLKGILEYCDEPLVSVDFKGDPASSIVDAKSTMMSGPRLVKVVSWYDNEWGYSNRVADLIQFMARKESAVAVS
- a CDS encoding rhodanese-like domain-containing protein — its product is MEEVLEAYPSARRALFQRHHIGGCSSCGFSPTDSLEEVLANHNVLDVDATIEFIRESQKVDDNMKITPKELKALLTAGNGSTPKLIDVRDQWEFDIAHIEGAQLLSRPLIGEIMDSWPKDTTLVFSCHHGSRSLDAASYFIGHGFTNVRSLEGGIDKWAEEIEPSMPRY
- a CDS encoding glycosyltransferase, producing the protein MASMHSRSRMLCSTTTCASTSRSAEMALRYPASLVILTLNERAGSESLYPLIPFDSVAEVVVVDGGSTDGTREFWESHGVRVVPQARRGRGEAFRVGAAATSEPMLCFFSPDGNEDPADIPHLLSRLDEGFDLAIASRFARGASNEEDVHWFRPRAWVNRVFTYIANRLFNRGRYVTDTINGYRAIRRASFDTLRLSECGFPIEYQMSIRAMRSGLRIVEIPTQEGQRIGGESKAHSLPVGVGHLKVLFSEISRAR
- a CDS encoding radical SAM protein; the encoded protein is MAIEAGAGSRQDAQEPASARGAGKGGNAAGNGRGRQGEGRRRPVQPGASSVAAEAQADADAQEWTEPYNSFNSWKGLMYFQHYKGIINEQLLPPVEASIDPTYVCNIDCVWCNSWRILHKDEKVGHKMSRDHLLSLCEFLADWGVRGFCFAGGGDPTLHPGLWDALRLVREKGKESSIITNGIAIQTQERREAAVECTRWIGISLDAGTRETYARLKKTSPRKFDQIIENIRAMMEIKKASSSRCEIAIKYLIHPTNQYEILQACELARDLGVHHFHARPAASENIEGLGEVLHFDMNAVNDQLAACMKMQTRDFKVFGVRHKFTETMNLKHGFSRCWAAPLTIQCGADGFVYNCVDWRGDPRFVLGSHYPDPRNILDFWGGEKHLQLMKDVNVDKCPRCTYGIYAQQIENAVLNDDMCVNFP